The Flavobacteriales bacterium region TTTTAAGAGACGATTTACGCATACTCATCATGAGTGCAACACTCGATGGGAAAGAATTATCTTCTCAATTAAATGATGCTCCTGTAATTGTTAGCGAAGGCAGACAATTTCCCGTTACCATAAATTACCGTGAATCGGATGAAAAAATTTCGATTGCAGAAAATGTGGTTAAAACCATTCGCATTGCACTCAACGAAACCAGCGGCGACATCCTCGCATTTCTTCCCGGAAGTGGTGATATCCACCGGGCACAACAAATGCTGGAAGAACAGTTAACAGGAATCAGTGTACAAGCCTTGTATGGCGATCTATCGTTCGATAAGCAACAAGCAGCATTGCTACCCGACAAAAACGGCAGAAGAAAAGTTGTATTAGCTACCAGCATTGCCGAAACCAGTTTAACCATTCAGGGAATTACAACTGTGGTTGATTCGGGTTATTCGCGCATTCCCCGTTTTGATCACAAAAGCGGATTTACAAAATTAGAAACGGTACCTGTTTCGAAAGATACAGCAGATCAACGTGCAGGAAGAGCAGGACGATTGGGTCCCGGCACTTGTTATCGCTTATGGAATGCAGCAAAACATTTACAATTAGCTGAGAAACGAAAACCGGAAATTCTGGAAGCAGATTTTGCTCCCACCTTACTGGAAATATATCACTGGGGTGAAAGCAATGTGGAGCAGTTAAAATGGATTACTCCTCCACCACCTGCCTCCGTTTCA contains the following coding sequences:
- the hrpB gene encoding ATP-dependent helicase HrpB, translating into MQQLPVFEITDQLKTSLSEHPIVILQAPPGAGKSTGLPLKLLQETWLQGKKILMLEPRRIAARNVALRLAEQLHEEIGEQIGYRVRFENKVSAKTKLEILTEGILTRMLQQDNALEHVGLVIFDEFHERSLHADLAFTLCREIQSVLRDDLRILIMSATLDGKELSSQLNDAPVIVSEGRQFPVTINYRESDEKISIAENVVKTIRIALNETSGDILAFLPGSGDIHRAQQMLEEQLTGISVQALYGDLSFDKQQAALLPDKNGRRKVVLATSIAETSLTIQGITTVVDSGYSRIPRFDHKSGFTKLETVPVSKDTADQRAGRAGRLGPGTCYRLWNAAKHLQLAEKRKPEILEADFAPTLLEIYHWGESNVEQLKWITPPPPASVSLAKKVLIALQAIEGNKITAEGKHLFSFPTHPRIAHLLHQSHKHQLTSLASDVAALLEEKDPLSKMNEADISLR